One Hemibagrus wyckioides isolate EC202008001 linkage group LG09, SWU_Hwy_1.0, whole genome shotgun sequence DNA segment encodes these proteins:
- the LOC131359651 gene encoding tatD DNase domain containing 3-like isoform X1 gives MQGYIDCHCHISAGDFDGDIDSVVEQSKKAGVLALVAVAEHAGEFEKVIQLSQRFPRFIFPCLGVHPVQGDPAQPRGALPEDLDSALPLIEKYKEHIVAIGEVGLDFTPRIVNTEAGKELQRQVLIRQVEIAKQLNLPVNVHSRSAGRPTIHLLKELGVENALLHAFDGKPSVAMEGVRAGYFFSIPPSVVRSEQKQKLVKQLPLENICLETDSPALGPEKQVRNEPKNITISADYIAKTKGIPVEKVIEVTTLNALRLFPKLKTFISHL, from the exons ATGCAAGGCTATATTGACTGTCACTGTCATATCTCTGCAGGAGATTTTGATGGT GACATTGACAGTGTTGTTGAGCAATCAAAAAAG gctGGAGTTCTGGCTCTTGTTGCAGTAGCAGAGCATGCTGGGGAGTTTGAGAAAGTTATCCAGCTTTCACAGAG gttTCCTAGATTTATTTTTCCTTGCCTTGGAGTTCACCCTGTTCAAGGAGATCCAGCACAACCCAGAGGGGCATTACCAGAG GATTTAGATTCTGCATTACCCTTAATTGAAAAATATAAAGAGCACATTGTGGCCATTGGTGAG GTTGGCCTTGATTTCACACCACGGATAGTCAATACTGAGGCAGGGAAAGAACTACAGAGACAAGTACTCATTCGTCAAGTAGAGATTGCAAAGCAACTAAATCTACCTGT AAATGTCCACTCAAGATCTGCTGGAAGACCAACCATCCACCTCTTAAAGGAGCTAG GTGTAGAAAACGCTCTTCTTCATGCATTTGATGGAAAACCCTCAGTTGCAATGGAAGGTGTACGTGCAGGCTACTTCTTTTCTATACCACCATCAGTTGTAAGAAGTGAACAG AAGCAGAAACTTGTGAAACAGTTGCCACTAGAAAACATATGTCTGGAGACGGATTCACCAGCTCTTGGACCTGAAAAgcag GTAAGGAATGAACCAAAGAATATCACCATTAGTgcagactatattgccaaaaccAAAGGCATCCCTGTGGAAAAGGTCATCGAAGTCACCACACTCAATGCTCTTCGTCTTTTCCCCAAGCTGAAGACATTTATCAGTCATTTATGA
- the LOC131359651 gene encoding tatD DNase domain containing 3-like isoform X2 — MQGYIDCHCHISAGDFDGDIDSVVEQSKKAGVLALVAVAEHAGEFEKVIQLSQRFPRFIFPCLGVHPVQGDPAQPRGALPEDLDSALPLIEKYKEHIVAIGEVGLDFTPRIVNTEAGKELQRQVLIRQVEIAKQLNLPVNVHSRSAGRPTIHLLKELGVENALLHAFDGKPSVAMEGVRAGYFFSIPPSVVRSEQQKLVKQLPLENICLETDSPALGPEKQVRNEPKNITISADYIAKTKGIPVEKVIEVTTLNALRLFPKLKTFISHL; from the exons ATGCAAGGCTATATTGACTGTCACTGTCATATCTCTGCAGGAGATTTTGATGGT GACATTGACAGTGTTGTTGAGCAATCAAAAAAG gctGGAGTTCTGGCTCTTGTTGCAGTAGCAGAGCATGCTGGGGAGTTTGAGAAAGTTATCCAGCTTTCACAGAG gttTCCTAGATTTATTTTTCCTTGCCTTGGAGTTCACCCTGTTCAAGGAGATCCAGCACAACCCAGAGGGGCATTACCAGAG GATTTAGATTCTGCATTACCCTTAATTGAAAAATATAAAGAGCACATTGTGGCCATTGGTGAG GTTGGCCTTGATTTCACACCACGGATAGTCAATACTGAGGCAGGGAAAGAACTACAGAGACAAGTACTCATTCGTCAAGTAGAGATTGCAAAGCAACTAAATCTACCTGT AAATGTCCACTCAAGATCTGCTGGAAGACCAACCATCCACCTCTTAAAGGAGCTAG GTGTAGAAAACGCTCTTCTTCATGCATTTGATGGAAAACCCTCAGTTGCAATGGAAGGTGTACGTGCAGGCTACTTCTTTTCTATACCACCATCAGTTGTAAGAAGTGAACAG CAGAAACTTGTGAAACAGTTGCCACTAGAAAACATATGTCTGGAGACGGATTCACCAGCTCTTGGACCTGAAAAgcag GTAAGGAATGAACCAAAGAATATCACCATTAGTgcagactatattgccaaaaccAAAGGCATCCCTGTGGAAAAGGTCATCGAAGTCACCACACTCAATGCTCTTCGTCTTTTCCCCAAGCTGAAGACATTTATCAGTCATTTATGA
- the LOC131359651 gene encoding tatD DNase domain containing 3-like isoform X3, whose protein sequence is MQGYIDCHCHISAGDFDGDIDSVVEQSKKAGVLALVAVAEHAGEFEKVIQLSQRFPRFIFPCLGVHPVQGDPAQPRGALPEDLDSALPLIEKYKEHIVAIGEVGLDFTPRIVNTEAGKELQRQVLIRQVEIAKQLNLPVNVHSRSAGRPTIHLLKELGVENALLHAFDGKPSVAMEGVRAGYFFSIPPSVVRSEQKQKLVKQLPLENICLETDSPALGPEKQLMLHLGKE, encoded by the exons ATGCAAGGCTATATTGACTGTCACTGTCATATCTCTGCAGGAGATTTTGATGGT GACATTGACAGTGTTGTTGAGCAATCAAAAAAG gctGGAGTTCTGGCTCTTGTTGCAGTAGCAGAGCATGCTGGGGAGTTTGAGAAAGTTATCCAGCTTTCACAGAG gttTCCTAGATTTATTTTTCCTTGCCTTGGAGTTCACCCTGTTCAAGGAGATCCAGCACAACCCAGAGGGGCATTACCAGAG GATTTAGATTCTGCATTACCCTTAATTGAAAAATATAAAGAGCACATTGTGGCCATTGGTGAG GTTGGCCTTGATTTCACACCACGGATAGTCAATACTGAGGCAGGGAAAGAACTACAGAGACAAGTACTCATTCGTCAAGTAGAGATTGCAAAGCAACTAAATCTACCTGT AAATGTCCACTCAAGATCTGCTGGAAGACCAACCATCCACCTCTTAAAGGAGCTAG GTGTAGAAAACGCTCTTCTTCATGCATTTGATGGAAAACCCTCAGTTGCAATGGAAGGTGTACGTGCAGGCTACTTCTTTTCTATACCACCATCAGTTGTAAGAAGTGAACAG AAGCAGAAACTTGTGAAACAGTTGCCACTAGAAAACATATGTCTGGAGACGGATTCACCAGCTCTTGGACCTGAAAAgcag CTTATGTTACATTTAGGTAAGGAATGA
- the LOC131359651 gene encoding tatD DNase domain containing 3-like isoform X4, whose product MQGYIDCHCHISAGDFDGDIDSVVEQSKKAGVLALVAVAEHAGEFEKVIQLSQRFPRFIFPCLGVHPVQGDPAQPRGALPEDLDSALPLIEKYKEHIVAIGEVGLDFTPRIVNTEAGKELQRQVLIRQVEIAKQLNLPVNVHSRSAGRPTIHLLKELGVENALLHAFDGKPSVAMEGVRAGYFFSIPPSVVRSEQQKLVKQLPLENICLETDSPALGPEKQLMLHLGKE is encoded by the exons ATGCAAGGCTATATTGACTGTCACTGTCATATCTCTGCAGGAGATTTTGATGGT GACATTGACAGTGTTGTTGAGCAATCAAAAAAG gctGGAGTTCTGGCTCTTGTTGCAGTAGCAGAGCATGCTGGGGAGTTTGAGAAAGTTATCCAGCTTTCACAGAG gttTCCTAGATTTATTTTTCCTTGCCTTGGAGTTCACCCTGTTCAAGGAGATCCAGCACAACCCAGAGGGGCATTACCAGAG GATTTAGATTCTGCATTACCCTTAATTGAAAAATATAAAGAGCACATTGTGGCCATTGGTGAG GTTGGCCTTGATTTCACACCACGGATAGTCAATACTGAGGCAGGGAAAGAACTACAGAGACAAGTACTCATTCGTCAAGTAGAGATTGCAAAGCAACTAAATCTACCTGT AAATGTCCACTCAAGATCTGCTGGAAGACCAACCATCCACCTCTTAAAGGAGCTAG GTGTAGAAAACGCTCTTCTTCATGCATTTGATGGAAAACCCTCAGTTGCAATGGAAGGTGTACGTGCAGGCTACTTCTTTTCTATACCACCATCAGTTGTAAGAAGTGAACAG CAGAAACTTGTGAAACAGTTGCCACTAGAAAACATATGTCTGGAGACGGATTCACCAGCTCTTGGACCTGAAAAgcag CTTATGTTACATTTAGGTAAGGAATGA
- the fuca2 gene encoding plasma alpha-L-fucosidase, whose amino-acid sequence MAKWSLAVLFLLMGACYCQYKPTWESIDSRPLPEWFDQAKFGIFIHWGVFSVPSYGSEWFWWYWQGQKIPSYLFFMAKNYPPGFTYQDFAPQFTAEFFSAKDWVDIFASSGAKYIVLTTKHHEGYTMWGSKYSWNWNAVDVGPKRDLVGEISSALRKNSDLRLGLYHSLFEWFHPLFRADANNNFTTSSFPQEKTLPELYEIINKYKPELLWSDGDGNAPDEYWNSTGFLAWLYNESPVRDTIVTNDRWGRGSICTHGGYYTCADRYNPGHLLKHKWENCMTIDQRSWGYRRDAKFSDYLTIEQLITTFVETVSCGGNLLLNVGPTHDGRIIPIFEERLRQMGQWLKVNGDGIFNTTAWRVQNDSVTPGVWYTWKPQEKAVYAFLLSWPTKGYVILSDPMVSEVKTQAVLLGYKPLKWIPVKPSGLQVYLPTLSPTEMPCSWAWTIRLTGVS is encoded by the exons ATGGCCAAATGGAGCTTGgctgttttattcctgttgATGGGAGCTTGTTATTGTCAATACAAACCTACATGGGAGTCGATTGACTCGAGACCTCTGCCTGAATGGTTTGATCAAGCGAAGTTTGGGATCTTTATACACTGGGGTGTGTTTTCAGTCCCCAGTTACGGCAGCGAGTGGTTCTG GTGGTATTGGCAAGGCCAGAAAATCCCATCCTATTTGTTCTTTATGGCCAAAAACTACCCCCCTGGATTCACATATCAAGACTTTGCACCACAGTTCACTGCTGAGTTCTTCAGTGCCAAGGACTGGGTAGACATCTTTGCATCCTCGGGAGCAAAGTATATTGTTCTCACAACTAAACATCATGAAG GTTACACCATGTGGGGTTCAAAGTACTCATGGAACTGGAATGCGGTGGACGTCGGGCCAAAGCGGGACCTGGTGGGCGAAATATCCAGTGCCTTACGGAAGAACAGCGACCTGCGCCTAGGACTCTACCACTCTCTCTTTGAGTGGTTTCACCCTCTTTTCAGAGCAGATGCTAACAACAATTTTACTACCTCTTCATTTCCTCAAGAGAAAACCCTGCCTGAGCTTTATGAGATCATAAACAAGTACAAACCAGAACTGCTATGGTCTGATGGAGACGGAAATGCCCCAGATGAGTACTGGAATAGCACGGGGTTCCTTGCATGGCTGTACAATGAGAG CCCTGTGAGAGACACTATTGTGACTAATGATCGATGGGGAAGGGGTAGTATTTGTACACACGGTGGATATTACACATGTGCTGACCGCTACAACCCAGGACATCTGCTGAAGCACAAATGGGAGAACTGCATGACCATTGACCAGCGTTCATGGGGCTATAGACGAGATGCTAAATTCAGTGATTACCTCACCATCGAGCAGCTGATTACG ACCTTTGTGGAGACTGTGTCGTGTGGGGGGAATTTGTTATTGAATGTGGGTCCAACACATGATGGCCGCATTATTCCTATATTTGAGGAGAGATTAAGGCAGATGGGCCAGTGGCTGAAAGTTAATGGTGATGGAATCTTCAATACGACCGCTTGGAGAGTGCAGAATGACAGCGTTACACCTGGAGTTTG gTACACATGGAAGCCACAGGAGAAGGCAGTCTATGCATTTTTGCTTTCATGGCCAACTAAAGGATACGTTATTCTCAGTGACCCTATGGTGTCAGAAGTGAAAACGCAG GCGGTGTTACTAGGCTACAAGCCGCTGAAGTGGATCCCAGTGAAGCCCAGTGGTCTACAGGTCTACCTTCCTACTCTGTCTCCTACTGAGATGCCCTGCTCCTGGGCCTGGACTATTCGTCTGACTGGTGTATCATAG